Proteins from a genomic interval of Spiroplasma diminutum CUAS-1:
- the nagA gene encoding N-acetylglucosamine-6-phosphate deacetylase: protein MILKNAKIVVENKIIENGWIELDGKIIKSVNEGSTDNDGIDLEGNLLMPGFIDCHVHGGYGYDFESGTYEAFEIFSKNVAKEGITSYVQAGVTNSKENNMKYLSEFAKFMANQSNGSKCLGLHMEGPFISKEKKGAHELALLMDPNIEYLKELITASQDNIRIMTYAADLQDGSFTKFLLENNILPSVGHTNMKFDQCLRDYEIGFRHVTHLFNGMSGVSQYDPGLATFALYKDDILCEVITDGIHIEKDTLKLIYKIKGPDNICIITDAMNAKGLDDGEYKLGNLEVIKQGMKVFLKEGGVLAGAGATFDHNVRTMIEANNEITLTDLIKMTSINIAKQLNIYNQRGSIEKNKYADLVVLSKDLQVLKTFVEGELVYER, encoded by the coding sequence ATGATTTTAAAAAATGCAAAAATAGTAGTTGAAAATAAAATTATTGAAAATGGTTGAATAGAATTAGATGGGAAAATAATCAAATCAGTTAATGAAGGAAGTACTGATAATGATGGTATTGATTTAGAAGGAAATTTGCTAATGCCTGGTTTTATTGATTGTCATGTTCATGGTGGTTATGGTTATGATTTCGAAAGTGGAACATATGAAGCTTTTGAAATATTTTCAAAAAATGTGGCAAAAGAAGGTATCACAAGTTATGTGCAAGCAGGTGTTACTAATTCAAAAGAAAACAATATGAAATATCTAAGTGAATTTGCCAAATTTATGGCAAATCAAAGTAATGGTTCAAAATGTTTGGGATTACATATGGAAGGTCCTTTTATTTCAAAAGAAAAAAAGGGAGCACATGAACTTGCGTTATTAATGGATCCAAATATTGAATATTTGAAAGAACTTATCACAGCATCACAAGATAATATTAGAATTATGACTTATGCAGCAGATTTGCAAGATGGAAGTTTTACAAAATTCCTATTAGAAAATAACATCTTACCAAGTGTAGGGCATACAAATATGAAATTTGATCAATGTTTAAGAGATTATGAAATTGGTTTTAGACATGTAACTCATTTATTTAATGGAATGAGTGGTGTAAGCCAATATGATCCAGGATTAGCAACTTTTGCTTTATACAAAGATGATATTTTATGTGAAGTTATAACAGATGGTATTCACATTGAAAAAGATACATTAAAATTAATTTATAAAATTAAAGGCCCTGATAATATTTGCATAATAACTGATGCAATGAATGCAAAAGGTTTAGATGATGGAGAATATAAATTGGGAAACTTAGAAGTTATAAAACAAGGAATGAAAGTCTTCTTAAAAGAAGGAGGAGTACTTGCAGGAGCTGGGGCAACTTTTGATCACAATGTAAGAACTATGATTGAAGCAAATAATGAAATTACATTAACAGATTTAATCAAAATGACATCAATAAATATTGCAAAACAATTAAATATTTATAATCAAAGAGGTAGCATAGAAAAAAATAAGTATGCTGACTTAGTAGTTTTAAGTAAGGATTTACAAGTTCTAAAAACATTTGTTGAAGGTGAATTAGTATATGAACGATAA
- a CDS encoding Gfo/Idh/MocA family protein, protein MIKFGTIGTSKITDKFIKSAIKNPNCKIVCCYSRDKSRAQELIRNNKLYAKAADNFDLMLDEIDAIYIASPNGLHYEQAKYFLTQQKHVLLEKPLTLTFNQSLELFEIAKRNNVFLMEAYKTFHCPQFSHLFEFVKNYQPFIANLNLNRYSSRMEKVKMGQLDSVFDAQLGKGSTYDMLIYPVELSIALFGPVIEVKAMGQKLSNGSGMNDCVILKHESDVLTNIVCSKASRGIIESEMLSDIATLTFKNVIELEEISLYKTNSQEVQLVHKTNTDKDLFEYEISVFLKMIYENDFNLRDYLLDISCETVRVLNLVESNQEKLGEI, encoded by the coding sequence ATGATTAAATTTGGAACTATTGGTACATCAAAAATTACAGATAAATTTATTAAATCTGCTATAAAAAATCCAAACTGTAAAATTGTTTGTTGCTATTCTAGAGACAAATCAAGAGCTCAAGAACTAATAAGAAATAATAAATTATATGCAAAAGCTGCAGATAATTTTGATCTTATGTTAGACGAAATTGATGCTATATATATTGCTTCTCCAAATGGTTTACATTATGAACAAGCAAAATATTTTTTAACTCAACAAAAACATGTTTTGCTTGAAAAGCCATTAACTTTAACATTTAATCAATCACTTGAATTATTTGAAATTGCAAAAAGAAATAATGTTTTTTTAATGGAAGCATATAAAACTTTTCATTGTCCGCAATTTTCTCACTTATTTGAATTTGTAAAAAATTATCAACCATTTATTGCGAATTTAAACTTAAATAGATATTCTTCAAGAATGGAAAAAGTTAAAATGGGACAATTAGATTCTGTATTTGATGCACAACTTGGAAAAGGTTCAACCTATGATATGTTAATTTATCCTGTTGAATTAAGTATTGCACTTTTTGGTCCTGTTATTGAAGTAAAAGCAATGGGTCAAAAACTTTCTAATGGAAGTGGAATGAATGATTGTGTAATTTTAAAACATGAAAGTGATGTATTAACAAATATTGTTTGTAGTAAAGCAAGTAGAGGAATAATTGAAAGTGAAATGCTTTCAGATATAGCTACATTAACTTTTAAAAATGTTATAGAATTAGAAGAGATAAGTTTATATAAAACTAATTCACAAGAAGTTCAATTGGTGCATAAAACAAATACAGACAAAGATTTATTTGAATATGAAATCTCTGTATTTCTTAAAATGATCTATGAAAATGATTTTAATTTAAGAGATTATTTATTAGATATTAGTTGTGAAACAGTTAGAGTTTTAAATCTTGTTGAAAGTAATCAAGAAAAATTAGGAGAAATTTAA
- the deoC gene encoding deoxyribose-phosphate aldolase: MNLNKYIDHTLLKADAKKTEIEKLCSEAKEFDFATVCINPTHISYAKELLNGTNVGITTVIGFPLGSNTSEVKAFETKQAIENGATEIDMVVNIGAVKDGNWDLVLNDMKAVKNSAPNNCVKVILENCLLTKEEIVKCCELALEAKLEFVKTSTGFSTGGATFEDVSLMKSVVKENAKVKAAGGVRTYDDAIKMIESGAERLGTSGGVAIVKGQEHKNGY, encoded by the coding sequence ATGAATTTAAATAAATATATTGATCATACCTTATTAAAAGCAGATGCAAAAAAAACTGAAATAGAAAAATTATGTAGTGAAGCAAAAGAATTTGATTTTGCAACAGTTTGTATAAATCCAACTCATATTTCTTATGCTAAAGAACTTTTAAATGGAACAAATGTTGGAATAACTACTGTAATTGGATTTCCATTAGGATCAAATACAAGTGAAGTAAAAGCATTTGAAACAAAACAAGCAATTGAAAATGGAGCAACAGAAATAGATATGGTTGTTAACATTGGAGCTGTAAAAGATGGAAATTGAGATTTAGTTCTGAATGACATGAAAGCTGTTAAAAATTCAGCTCCAAATAATTGTGTAAAAGTTATTTTAGAAAATTGTCTATTAACAAAAGAAGAAATAGTAAAATGTTGTGAATTAGCATTAGAAGCAAAATTAGAGTTTGTAAAAACTTCAACAGGCTTTTCAACTGGTGGTGCAACATTTGAAGATGTTTCTTTAATGAAATCAGTTGTAAAAGAAAATGCAAAAGTTAAAGCTGCTGGTGGAGTTAGAACTTATGATGACGCAATAAAAATGATTGAAAGTGGAGCTGAACGTTTAGGAACAAGTGGTGGAGTTGCTATTGTAAAAGGTCAAGAACACAAAAATGGATATTAA
- a CDS encoding PTS transporter subunit EIIC — protein MKTNEILINGFSLSWYTKNNMKSFLKKIGSSFGFVIILMPIFGIILSIGNATKVDFLKEIGSILFANIGIWFTLAIIIGFTSNKGVAVYSGILSYLVVNVFISSFIREVNSIYFNIWFWKNLNKSALLSKLFFGGIETFNSGVIGGILIGVYVTYIYNKFKETNLPKGLEFFSKERFTILLSILFSFIFASLFIIIWPLIGFCLSAIGIIVANSPIGMDSFIFRTIQRMLIPFGSSLLWQSPMWYTQIGGELNLYQQDLLIQYLFREVDSEHIYLVTKLSLIPVKGIGESQILDLFKNELEVEEFKLLEDKINLWFENTNSIFEANPSGDQIIWNIVSTNKYITVDDCWNAGLRVSRFISGGYINSIFVLPTLSLTMLLMTPKGEKRAKTGIYITAALTAMLIGVTEPVEYLFCFTMPLFYFAIYCPFNGLIAMTTSLLKVKVGTSFSTGIFDFTLSGIIPTINGVNTRIWIIPIIGIIASSLIFTIAYFWFKYSSKLEKKTNFEAKNLKESFQNLIITFGGIKNIEQFVLKEDQAMITFIKLPSDLISSIEYKEINITDKTVRVYFNDNQRLKYEVLEKVYINIKNPL, from the coding sequence ATGAAAACAAATGAAATCCTAATTAATGGTTTTAGTCTGTCATGATATACAAAAAATAATATGAAAAGTTTCCTTAAAAAAATAGGATCAAGCTTTGGTTTTGTTATTATTTTAATGCCTATTTTTGGAATTATTCTTTCAATTGGAAATGCTACAAAAGTAGATTTTTTAAAAGAAATTGGAAGTATATTATTTGCAAATATTGGAATTTGATTTACTTTGGCAATAATAATAGGTTTCACTTCTAATAAGGGAGTTGCAGTGTACAGTGGTATACTTTCTTATTTAGTTGTAAATGTCTTTATATCAAGTTTTATTAGAGAAGTAAATAGTATTTATTTTAATATTTGATTTTGAAAAAATCTTAATAAAAGTGCACTTCTTTCAAAATTGTTTTTTGGGGGAATAGAAACTTTTAACTCTGGGGTAATTGGTGGAATATTAATTGGAGTATATGTAACTTATATTTATAATAAGTTCAAGGAAACTAATCTACCAAAAGGATTAGAATTCTTTTCAAAAGAAAGATTTACAATTTTATTATCAATTTTATTTTCTTTTATTTTTGCATCATTATTTATAATTATTTGACCTCTAATTGGATTCTGTCTATCTGCTATTGGAATAATTGTTGCAAATTCACCAATTGGTATGGATTCATTTATTTTTAGAACAATACAAAGAATGTTAATTCCTTTTGGTTCAAGTCTACTTTGACAATCACCAATGTGATATACCCAAATAGGGGGAGAATTAAATCTATATCAACAAGATTTATTAATTCAATATTTATTTAGAGAAGTTGATTCAGAACATATTTATTTAGTTACAAAATTATCTCTAATTCCTGTTAAGGGAATAGGAGAAAGTCAAATACTTGATCTATTTAAAAATGAATTAGAAGTAGAAGAATTTAAATTATTAGAGGATAAAATTAATTTATGATTTGAGAATACTAATTCTATATTTGAAGCAAACCCAAGCGGTGATCAAATAATTTGAAATATTGTATCAACAAATAAATACATTACTGTAGATGATTGTTGAAATGCTGGATTAAGAGTAAGTAGATTTATATCTGGGGGTTATATAAACTCGATATTTGTTCTTCCAACACTTTCATTAACTATGTTATTAATGACACCTAAGGGAGAAAAAAGAGCAAAAACTGGTATATATATAACAGCTGCTTTAACTGCAATGTTAATTGGAGTAACTGAACCTGTTGAATATCTATTTTGTTTTACAATGCCTTTATTCTATTTTGCAATTTATTGTCCTTTTAATGGACTAATTGCTATGACAACTTCTCTTTTAAAAGTAAAAGTAGGTACATCTTTTTCAACAGGTATTTTTGATTTTACTTTAAGTGGAATTATTCCAACAATTAATGGAGTAAACACAAGAATTTGAATAATACCAATTATAGGTATAATTGCATCGTCATTAATTTTTACAATTGCATATTTTTGATTTAAATATTCAAGTAAACTTGAAAAGAAAACAAACTTTGAAGCTAAAAACTTAAAAGAATCGTTTCAAAATTTAATTATTACATTTGGTGGTATTAAAAATATTGAACAATTTGTTTTAAAAGAAGACCAAGCAATGATAACATTTATTAAATTACCAAGTGATTTAATAAGTTCAATTGAATATAAAGAAATTAACATTACAGATAAAACTGTTAGAGTATATTTCAATGATAATCAAAGATTAAAATATGAAGTTTTAGAAAAAGTATATATAAATATTAAAAACCCCTTATAA
- the coaBC gene encoding bifunctional phosphopantothenoylcysteine decarboxylase/phosphopantothenate--cysteine ligase CoaBC has product MKKQINLIISGGIAASKSIELYNLLKKDFEVKLIVTKNAKKFIKLENLEYIDEIFDRDFYDSHHYGDHIKIAFESTLNIVYPASYNFIGKIANGISDDIASLVFAVSNYNTILFPSMNSNMYLNPILTKNKDLLLSTGNVHWVEPKYGKLASGHEGIGRALEPFEAFKIIKELNYEFKNLKDKDILLNFGKTRSYIDKVRYITNASSGKMGLELKKLLKTNSKSLITVFGDTLNPLNQDDNNFYVKTNNEMLEKMLENYYYSDIVICSAALYDFEVENYIDQKIEKRAMSEDSMNIKLTEATDVLKELGKLKTNQYLVGFSLANDFDLNKAWVKVKEKNLDMLIVNLSSAMESDTNKIKILLAKNNEIIDFDSNTKDKIALDILQTINDNLY; this is encoded by the coding sequence ATGAAAAAACAAATAAATTTAATAATCTCTGGTGGAATTGCAGCAAGTAAATCTATTGAACTTTATAATTTATTAAAAAAAGACTTTGAAGTAAAGTTAATTGTTACAAAAAATGCCAAAAAATTTATAAAATTAGAAAATTTAGAATATATTGATGAAATATTTGATAGAGATTTTTATGACTCACATCATTATGGAGATCATATTAAAATTGCTTTTGAAAGTACTTTAAATATTGTATATCCAGCAAGTTATAACTTCATTGGAAAAATAGCAAATGGAATATCTGATGATATTGCAAGTCTTGTTTTTGCAGTTTCAAACTATAATACTATATTATTTCCAAGTATGAATTCAAATATGTATTTAAATCCAATTCTTACAAAAAATAAGGATTTACTACTATCAACAGGTAATGTTCACTGAGTTGAGCCAAAATATGGAAAATTAGCAAGTGGTCATGAAGGTATTGGAAGAGCTTTAGAACCTTTTGAAGCATTTAAAATAATTAAGGAATTAAATTACGAATTTAAAAACTTAAAAGATAAAGATATTCTTTTAAATTTTGGAAAAACAAGAAGCTATATTGATAAAGTAAGATACATTACAAACGCAAGTAGCGGTAAAATGGGACTAGAATTAAAAAAACTATTAAAAACTAATTCTAAAAGCTTAATAACAGTCTTTGGAGACACTTTAAACCCTCTAAATCAAGATGATAATAACTTTTATGTAAAAACAAATAACGAAATGTTAGAGAAAATGTTAGAAAATTATTACTATTCAGATATAGTAATTTGTTCTGCTGCTTTATATGATTTTGAAGTTGAAAACTACATCGATCAAAAAATTGAAAAAAGAGCTATGAGTGAAGATTCAATGAATATTAAACTTACTGAAGCAACTGATGTTTTAAAAGAACTTGGAAAACTAAAAACTAACCAATATTTAGTTGGTTTTTCACTTGCAAATGACTTTGATTTAAATAAAGCATGAGTAAAAGTAAAAGAGAAAAATCTTGATATGCTAATAGTTAACTTATCAAGCGCTATGGAATCTGATACAAATAAAATTAAAATACTACTTGCAAAAAATAACGAAATTATTGATTTTGATAGTAATACTAAAGATAAAATTGCTTTAGATATACTACAAACAATTAATGATAATTTATATTAA
- the rpsU gene encoding 30S ribosomal protein S21, with product MTLTIYNYFWLGVEKMASVVVREGEPIEKALKRFQKVAASNKSEARKREYHLSKKEKRIYKQKQNKKFG from the coding sequence ATGACTTTAACAATCTATAATTATTTTTGACTAGGAGTTGAAAAAATGGCAAGTGTTGTTGTACGCGAAGGTGAACCAATTGAAAAAGCACTGAAACGTTTTCAAAAAGTAGCTGCTTCAAATAAATCTGAAGCAAGAAAACGTGAATATCATTTAAGTAAAAAAGAAAAACGTATTTACAAACAAAAACAAAATAAAAAATTCGGATAG
- a CDS encoding Holliday junction DNA helicase RuvA, which translates to MYYLKCKILEESDIYLIVESNNIGYKGYKIFKENLDIDKEQFLYLINYKNEFSNELLFFNSKETRDISEIILSIKNIGITSIKKIFTILSIEEFKDICKNQDINKLLEKTKLTEINCKKIIQEIRSKVFKQKYNLKQMNIINSLNKLGYKLSDIYKVFNQIDLNLNEELILENAIFNLNYNGN; encoded by the coding sequence ATGTATTATTTAAAATGTAAAATTTTAGAAGAATCTGATATTTATTTAATTGTTGAATCAAATAATATTGGTTACAAAGGATATAAAATATTTAAAGAAAATTTAGACATTGATAAAGAACAATTTTTATATTTAATTAATTATAAAAATGAATTTTCAAATGAACTTTTATTTTTTAATTCAAAAGAAACAAGAGATATTAGTGAAATTATTTTGTCTATTAAAAATATTGGAATAACAAGTATTAAGAAAATTTTTACTATTTTATCTATTGAAGAATTTAAAGATATTTGTAAAAATCAAGACATAAATAAATTATTAGAAAAAACAAAATTAACAGAAATTAATTGTAAGAAAATTATTCAAGAGATAAGATCAAAAGTATTTAAGCAAAAATATAATTTAAAACAAATGAACATTATTAATTCTTTAAATAAACTTGGCTATAAACTTTCAGACATTTATAAGGTATTTAATCAAATTGATTTAAATTTAAATGAAGAGCTTATATTAGAAAACGCTATATTTAATTTAAATTATAATGGAAACTAA
- the ruvB gene encoding Holliday junction branch migration DNA helicase RuvB: MFRPSCLKEFIGQEKVIENLNVFIQSAKKRNKSLDHILIHGPSGLGKTSLAYLVSKIMNKKIYILNGPSLQKPSDIISPLTSIKENEILFIDEIHAVSKEVFEVLYPVLEDNKLNIIVGKEYNSKVVNIKIPNFTLIGATTEVNKLTDPFKNRFPIWFHFQHYREIEIGKILEINCQKLDISLNQEIINYISKFCQNTPRIAINLLKRIYDYLVILENKIIDIKLIKEIFYKLEIYKYGLTSQEINYLKLLYENSYLGLETIQQVLGLQQQIIIKNIEPILIRNFLIEKTIKGRKITKRGIELLESEEQI, translated from the coding sequence ATATTTAGACCTTCATGTTTAAAAGAATTTATTGGTCAAGAAAAAGTTATTGAGAATCTTAATGTATTTATTCAATCTGCAAAAAAAAGAAATAAAAGTTTAGATCATATTTTAATACATGGTCCATCAGGACTTGGTAAAACAAGTTTAGCTTATCTTGTAAGTAAAATTATGAATAAAAAAATTTATATTTTAAATGGACCTAGTTTGCAAAAACCAAGTGATATTATTTCACCATTAACTTCAATAAAAGAAAATGAAATACTTTTTATTGATGAAATTCATGCAGTTTCAAAAGAAGTATTTGAAGTTTTATATCCAGTTTTAGAAGACAATAAATTAAATATTATTGTAGGAAAAGAATACAATTCTAAAGTGGTAAATATCAAAATTCCAAATTTTACTTTAATAGGTGCAACAACAGAAGTCAATAAATTAACAGATCCATTTAAAAACAGATTTCCTATTTGATTTCATTTTCAACATTATAGAGAAATTGAAATTGGAAAAATTCTTGAAATTAACTGTCAAAAATTAGATATTAGTCTTAATCAAGAAATTATTAATTATATTTCAAAATTTTGTCAAAACACTCCAAGAATTGCAATAAATCTTTTAAAAAGAATTTATGATTATTTAGTTATTTTGGAAAATAAGATAATTGATATTAAATTAATAAAAGAAATATTTTATAAATTGGAAATTTATAAATATGGTTTAACAAGTCAAGAAATAAATTATTTAAAATTACTTTATGAAAATTCATATTTGGGATTGGAAACAATTCAACAAGTATTGGGCTTACAACAACAAATAATTATAAAAAACATTGAACCCATTTTAATAAGGAATTTTTTAATAGAAAAAACTATTAAAGGAAGAAAAATAACAAAAAGGGGAATTGAACTACTTGAATCTGAAGAGCAAATTTAG